The Mycolicibacterium mageritense genome contains a region encoding:
- a CDS encoding amidase produces MTDTVDTAVSPGYFRGRDIRSLAADLRSGRTTSVELVEHSLAAITRLDPILNAFTTVDTEGALAAARTADRERAEGRDRGVLHGIPVSVKDLIDIAGQVTTSGSLAHPRRPETDAECVSRLRAAGAVIVGKNVLHEFAYGATGDRSAHGASRNPWDVNRISGGSSGGSAVATAAGMVPVAVGTDTAGSVRVPAALCGVTGFKPAHGDIPTAGVHALAASLDHVGVFAATAGGVADAYAIMSGHTPGRSQAEPRVAWLDPAGFGPCDPAIAITARDAMDAAGIAVEATARLPFPAGEAFSVLSVLQACEAYAERMDDLSGNEQTIDAEVVERLLRGRDTAAWQYVRADRRRDAFRSAIAGLFERFDVVAMPTVPTVATAIGQRAHEIGGQAVEVRSALLSLTCPWNLTGHPALSVPAGTVSGLPVGLQLITTRGAEQSLFDLAERIERR; encoded by the coding sequence ATGACAGACACAGTCGACACCGCGGTGTCGCCCGGGTACTTTCGCGGCCGCGACATCCGGTCGCTCGCAGCCGATCTGCGGTCCGGCCGCACGACGAGCGTCGAGCTCGTCGAACACAGCCTCGCCGCCATCACGCGACTCGACCCGATTCTCAACGCATTCACCACCGTCGACACCGAGGGCGCCCTGGCCGCGGCCCGCACCGCCGACCGGGAACGCGCGGAGGGGCGCGACCGCGGTGTGCTGCACGGCATCCCCGTTTCGGTCAAGGATCTCATCGACATCGCCGGGCAGGTGACCACGTCGGGATCACTCGCGCATCCACGTCGTCCCGAGACCGACGCCGAATGCGTGAGCAGGCTGCGCGCCGCGGGCGCGGTGATCGTCGGCAAGAACGTCCTGCACGAGTTCGCCTACGGCGCCACCGGCGACCGATCGGCACACGGCGCCTCCCGAAACCCCTGGGATGTCAACAGGATCAGCGGGGGTTCCAGTGGCGGCAGCGCCGTCGCGACCGCGGCGGGCATGGTGCCGGTGGCGGTCGGGACCGACACCGCGGGCTCGGTCCGGGTTCCTGCCGCGTTGTGCGGTGTGACCGGATTCAAGCCGGCCCACGGCGACATCCCCACGGCGGGCGTGCACGCGCTCGCGGCGTCACTCGATCACGTGGGCGTCTTCGCCGCCACGGCGGGCGGTGTGGCAGACGCCTACGCGATCATGTCCGGTCACACGCCGGGCCGTTCGCAGGCCGAGCCTCGCGTGGCGTGGCTCGACCCGGCCGGGTTCGGACCGTGCGATCCAGCGATTGCCATCACCGCGCGCGACGCCATGGATGCCGCGGGCATCGCCGTCGAAGCCACCGCGCGGCTCCCCTTCCCGGCAGGTGAGGCGTTCTCGGTGCTGAGCGTGTTGCAGGCCTGCGAAGCCTACGCCGAACGCATGGACGACCTTTCGGGCAATGAACAGACCATCGACGCGGAAGTGGTCGAACGGTTGCTGCGCGGCCGGGACACCGCGGCGTGGCAGTATGTGCGCGCCGACCGCAGACGCGATGCTTTTCGGTCCGCGATTGCCGGGCTGTTCGAACGGTTCGACGTGGTGGCGATGCCCACCGTCCCCACCGTCGCCACCGCGATCGGCCAACGTGCGCACGAAATCGGTGGGCAGGCAGTCGAAGTACGATCGGCGCTGTTGTCGCTGACGTGCCCGTGGAACCTCACCGGACATCCCGCGCTGAGTGTGCCGGCCGGCACCGTCTCGGGGCTGCCCGTGGGTCTGCAGCTGATCACCACGCGCGGTGCCGAGCAGTCGCTCTTCGATCTGGCCGAGCGAATCGAACGGCGATGA
- a CDS encoding FumA C-terminus/TtdB family hydratase beta subunit encodes MSIGYTPLLPVGPDTADYRRLATGDIRTVTAVGREFLEVAPDVLDQLAFEAYRDVSHLLRTSHLRQVAAILDDPDASANDRYVATELLRNANVAAGGVLPMCQDTGTAIVHAERGRHVLTDGRDAEHLSRGIARAYTTLNLRYSQLAPLSMFDERNTGTNLPAQIEILAGGDDAYRFLFIAKGCGSANKSFLFQQTAALLNPAALLDFVVARAAEIGTSACPPYHLAVVIGGTSAEFALKTAKLASAHHLDNLPTSGTTAGNGFRDLDFEQQILTATRKLGIGAQFGGKYFCHDVRVVRLPRHGGSLPIAIAVSCAADRHILGKITRDGVYLEQLETNPARFLPDASDENPGDVVSIDLDESLDHTRAQLSAHPVGTRLSLTGTMVVARDLAHAKIRERLDAGEPLPDYLRRYPVYYAGPAKTPEGYASGSFGPTTAGRMDSYVEQFQAAGGSLVMLAKGNRSDVVRRSCHTHGGFYLGSIGGPAARLAHDCITSVEPLEYGELGMEAVLRIRVKDFPAFIVIDDKGHDFYHRDSPTLLTIGSVPQ; translated from the coding sequence ATGAGCATCGGCTACACCCCATTGCTGCCGGTCGGGCCGGACACCGCGGACTACCGACGGCTCGCGACCGGCGACATCCGTACCGTGACCGCCGTGGGCAGGGAGTTCCTGGAGGTTGCCCCCGACGTCCTCGACCAATTGGCCTTCGAGGCCTACCGGGACGTGTCACACCTGTTGCGCACCAGCCACCTCCGTCAGGTCGCGGCGATCCTCGACGATCCCGACGCCTCGGCCAACGACCGTTACGTCGCCACCGAGTTGCTCCGCAACGCCAATGTCGCCGCCGGCGGCGTGCTGCCGATGTGCCAGGACACCGGAACGGCGATCGTGCACGCCGAACGGGGCAGGCACGTTCTCACCGACGGGCGTGACGCCGAACATCTTTCGCGCGGGATCGCCCGCGCCTACACGACGCTGAACCTGCGATACTCGCAACTGGCGCCGCTGTCGATGTTCGACGAGCGCAACACCGGCACCAATCTCCCCGCGCAGATCGAGATTCTCGCGGGCGGGGACGACGCCTATCGCTTCCTGTTCATCGCCAAGGGCTGCGGCAGCGCCAACAAGAGCTTTCTGTTCCAGCAGACGGCCGCGCTGCTCAACCCGGCCGCGCTGCTGGACTTCGTGGTCGCCAGGGCCGCCGAGATCGGCACCTCGGCGTGCCCGCCGTATCACCTGGCGGTCGTGATCGGCGGTACCAGCGCCGAATTCGCCCTCAAGACCGCCAAACTCGCGTCCGCACACCACCTCGACAACCTGCCCACCTCAGGAACGACGGCCGGCAACGGGTTTCGCGACCTCGACTTCGAGCAGCAGATCCTGACCGCGACACGGAAGCTCGGGATCGGTGCACAGTTCGGCGGCAAGTACTTCTGCCATGACGTGCGGGTGGTACGGCTGCCGCGCCATGGCGGCTCGCTACCCATCGCCATCGCGGTGTCGTGCGCCGCGGACCGACACATCCTCGGCAAGATCACCCGCGACGGCGTGTACCTCGAACAGCTCGAGACCAACCCGGCACGGTTTCTCCCGGATGCCTCCGACGAAAACCCCGGCGACGTCGTATCCATCGACCTCGACGAGTCGCTGGACCACACTCGTGCACAACTGTCCGCGCATCCGGTCGGCACCCGGCTGTCCTTGACCGGGACGATGGTGGTGGCACGTGATCTGGCACATGCGAAGATCCGCGAACGGCTCGACGCCGGCGAGCCACTGCCCGACTACCTGCGCCGCTATCCCGTGTACTACGCGGGCCCGGCGAAGACGCCGGAGGGTTATGCCTCCGGTTCGTTCGGCCCGACCACAGCCGGGCGCATGGACTCCTACGTCGAGCAATTCCAGGCAGCCGGCGGCTCATTGGTGATGCTCGCCAAAGGCAACCGGTCGGACGTGGTTCGGCGGTCCTGCCACACGCACGGCGGCTTCTATCTGGGATCGATCGGCGGGCCCGCGGCGCGCCTCGCCCACGACTGCATCACGTCGGTCGAACCGCTCGAATACGGCGAGCTGGGCATGGAAGCGGTCCTGCGGATCCGCGTCAAAGACTTCCCCGCATTCATCGTCATCGACGACAAGGGCCACGATTTCTACCACCGTGACTCGCCCACCCTTCTCACGATCGGATCTGTACCGCAATGA